A portion of the Calothrix sp. 336/3 genome contains these proteins:
- a CDS encoding CopG family transcriptional regulator, with protein MTNKKWAVKRITVNLATQEAEKLEHYCQQTGRPATDVIRELIRGLPTSHDSARDVVVQEIT; from the coding sequence ATGACTAATAAAAAATGGGCTGTCAAACGTATTACCGTCAATCTCGCTACACAAGAAGCGGAAAAACTCGAACACTATTGTCAACAGACAGGGAGACCTGCAACCGATGTCATTAGAGAATTGATTCGCGGTTTGCCAACCTCCCACGACTCTGCTAGAGATGTTGTTGTACAAGAAATAACCTAG
- a CDS encoding heavy-metal-associated domain-containing protein — MTRLTIKVPDMACSACAEKITQAIKLVDVAAMVEADTQTKVVSVETNSSETTVREAIAQAGYTPIGV, encoded by the coding sequence ATGACAAGACTAACAATCAAAGTCCCGGATATGGCTTGTTCTGCTTGTGCAGAGAAGATTACCCAAGCGATTAAATTGGTTGATGTGGCAGCGATGGTAGAGGCGGATACCCAAACTAAGGTGGTGAGTGTGGAGACAAATAGCTCAGAGACAACGGTGAGAGAGGCGATCGCCCAGGCAGGATATACGCCTATTGGTGTCTAG
- a CDS encoding divergent PAP2 family protein has product MQDIGNILDNRVLVVALVACFMAQALKLVIELVKNRKLNINVLVTTGGMPSAHSALVTALAAGVGQNIGWASPEFALATVFAIIVMYDAAGVRQAAGKQARILNQMIDELFHEHPEFSGDRLKELLGHTPFQVIAGSALGIAIAWLARYAY; this is encoded by the coding sequence ATGCAGGACATAGGCAATATTTTAGACAACCGGGTGCTGGTGGTTGCTCTGGTAGCTTGTTTTATGGCTCAAGCATTAAAACTTGTGATTGAGTTAGTCAAAAATCGCAAACTGAACATTAATGTTTTAGTAACTACTGGGGGAATGCCCAGTGCCCATTCAGCTTTAGTAACGGCACTAGCGGCAGGTGTGGGACAGAATATCGGCTGGGCTTCTCCAGAGTTTGCCCTGGCTACTGTCTTTGCCATTATTGTCATGTATGATGCTGCGGGAGTCCGTCAAGCCGCAGGTAAGCAAGCACGTATTCTCAATCAAATGATTGATGAATTGTTTCATGAACATCCAGAGTTTTCTGGCGATCGCCTGAAAGAACTACTTGGACATACACCCTTCCAAGTCATTGCAGGTTCCGCTTTGGGTATTGCTATCGCTTGGTTAGCTAGATACGCCTACTAG
- the crtE gene encoding geranylgeranyl diphosphate synthase CrtE — MVAADNLKITSESPTFELISYLKERQKLCEKALDIAVPLGYPDKIYESMRYSLLAGGKRIRPILCLATCEMLGGSVDMAMPTACAMEIIHTMSLIHDDLPAMDNDDYRRGKLTNHKVYGENIAILAGDALLAFAFEHIAAKTQQVPAERVLKVVAHLAKACGADGLVGGQVVDLESEGKTDTSLETLDYIHTHKTGALLEACVVCGGVIAGASPENLQRLSTYAKNIGLAFQIIDDILDITATQEQLGKTAGKDLQAQKVTYPSLWGIEESQKQAQKLIDAACEELAPFGEAAKPLIALAHFITSRNH, encoded by the coding sequence ATGGTAGCAGCAGACAACTTAAAAATAACTTCAGAATCCCCTACTTTTGAGTTGATATCTTACTTAAAAGAACGGCAAAAGCTCTGTGAAAAAGCCCTAGATATTGCTGTTCCCCTGGGCTACCCAGACAAAATTTATGAATCTATGCGCTACTCCCTATTAGCCGGAGGTAAGCGTATACGCCCGATTCTCTGTTTAGCAACCTGCGAAATGTTAGGTGGCTCTGTTGACATGGCAATGCCCACAGCTTGTGCTATGGAAATTATCCATACCATGTCCTTAATTCATGACGATTTGCCTGCTATGGATAATGATGATTATCGCCGTGGCAAGCTGACAAATCATAAAGTTTATGGCGAAAATATTGCCATTCTTGCAGGGGATGCTCTGTTAGCCTTTGCCTTTGAACATATTGCTGCTAAAACCCAACAAGTACCCGCAGAAAGGGTGTTAAAAGTTGTTGCTCACCTGGCAAAAGCCTGTGGTGCTGATGGTTTAGTGGGTGGGCAAGTTGTCGATTTAGAATCAGAAGGAAAAACAGATACATCTTTAGAAACCCTCGATTATATCCATACCCATAAAACTGGGGCATTATTAGAAGCTTGTGTTGTTTGTGGTGGCGTGATTGCAGGTGCTTCCCCAGAAAACCTCCAACGTCTATCAACCTACGCCAAAAATATTGGTTTAGCATTTCAAATTATTGATGATATTCTCGATATCACTGCCACCCAAGAACAACTGGGTAAAACCGCAGGTAAAGACTTACAAGCCCAAAAAGTTACCTATCCTAGCCTATGGGGTATTGAAGAATCTCAAAAACAAGCCCAAAAACTTATAGATGCTGCCTGTGAGGAATTAGCACCCTTTGGAGAAGCAGCAAAACCCTTAATTGCTTTAGCTCATTTTATTACTAGCCGTAATCACTAA
- the folD gene encoding bifunctional methylenetetrahydrofolate dehydrogenase/methenyltetrahydrofolate cyclohydrolase FolD: METKTAKLLDGKALASQIHQELTTKIQELQTQIARPPGLAVLMVGDNPASAAYVRNKEKACQLVGIASYGQHFPQDTTQAELEAVIHELNQDSRVDGILVQLPLPSHLDAVALLHEIHPDKDADGLHAVNLGRLVRGEPGLRSCTPFGVMRLLQEYNIPLRGKQAVVVGRSILVGKPMALMLLAADATVTIAHSHTQNLGAIAKNADILIAATGIPGMITGDMVKPGAVVVDVGINRITDSQGKSRLVGDVDFDSVAPVADYLTPVPGGVGPMTVAILLQNTVKSYQKSQE; encoded by the coding sequence ATGGAAACAAAAACAGCCAAGCTATTGGATGGTAAAGCCTTAGCTAGTCAGATTCATCAGGAACTAACTACAAAAATTCAAGAGCTACAAACCCAAATTGCCCGCCCACCTGGTCTAGCTGTGTTAATGGTAGGTGATAATCCCGCTTCTGCGGCTTACGTTCGCAATAAGGAAAAAGCTTGTCAGCTAGTGGGTATTGCTTCCTATGGACAGCATTTTCCCCAAGATACTACCCAAGCAGAGCTAGAAGCAGTTATTCACGAATTAAATCAAGACAGTCGCGTTGATGGTATCTTAGTCCAACTACCCTTACCGTCCCATCTGGATGCCGTTGCTCTGTTACATGAGATTCATCCCGATAAAGATGCTGATGGACTCCATGCCGTTAATTTGGGTAGATTAGTGCGTGGGGAGCCAGGTTTACGTAGTTGTACACCCTTTGGGGTGATGCGTTTACTACAAGAGTATAATATTCCTCTACGAGGCAAACAGGCTGTAGTAGTGGGGCGAAGTATTTTGGTAGGTAAACCCATGGCATTAATGTTACTGGCAGCCGATGCCACAGTTACGATCGCCCATTCTCACACCCAAAATTTAGGGGCGATCGCCAAAAATGCTGATATCCTAATTGCAGCCACAGGCATTCCCGGAATGATTACAGGGGATATGGTCAAACCAGGAGCCGTGGTAGTAGATGTGGGCATTAATCGCATCACCGATAGTCAAGGGAAGAGTCGCCTGGTGGGTGATGTTGATTTCGACTCTGTAGCCCCAGTTGCAGACTATCTCACCCCCGTTCCTGGAGGAGTTGGTCCCATGACCGTTGCCATATTATTACAAAATACAGTCAAGAGCTACCAAAAATCCCAGGAATAA
- a CDS encoding rhodanese-related sulfurtransferase: MTLVVATFYKFVKLPDFLAMQAPLLSYCQEQSVKGTILLAEEGINGTIAGSRDAIDAVLCFLRSDRRLADLQHKESVAKTFPFERMKVRSKKEIVTIGLPEIDPTEQVGTYVTPQEWNQLISDPEVVVIDTRNDYEVDIGTFKRAENPHTETFREFPEYVRQNLNPNQHQKVALFCTGGIRCEKASAYMLAQGFSQVYHLQGGILKYLEEVPPEASLWEGECFVFDERVAVRHGLELGSYEMCLSCGHPISETDKTSEKYEAGISCPYCFEELTEEKKQRQLEKVKQLKLSQSRDI; this comes from the coding sequence ATGACTCTGGTTGTGGCTACTTTCTATAAATTTGTCAAACTACCAGATTTTCTAGCAATGCAAGCACCCCTTTTGTCCTATTGCCAGGAACAGTCAGTTAAAGGGACAATTTTGTTAGCAGAAGAAGGAATTAACGGTACCATTGCCGGTTCCCGTGATGCCATCGATGCTGTGTTATGCTTTTTGCGTAGCGATCGCCGTCTCGCAGATTTACAACATAAAGAATCAGTCGCCAAAACTTTCCCCTTTGAACGGATGAAAGTCCGCTCTAAAAAAGAAATTGTCACCATCGGTTTACCAGAAATCGACCCCACAGAACAAGTCGGAACCTACGTCACCCCCCAGGAATGGAACCAGTTAATTTCTGACCCAGAAGTGGTAGTTATTGACACCCGTAACGATTATGAAGTCGATATCGGTACCTTCAAACGAGCAGAAAATCCCCACACGGAAACCTTCCGTGAATTCCCTGAGTACGTCAGACAAAATCTTAACCCGAATCAACATCAGAAAGTTGCCCTATTCTGCACCGGAGGAATTCGTTGCGAAAAAGCTTCAGCCTATATGCTTGCCCAGGGATTTTCCCAGGTGTATCATCTCCAAGGTGGTATTTTGAAATACCTGGAAGAAGTACCCCCAGAAGCCAGTTTATGGGAAGGAGAATGCTTTGTTTTTGATGAACGGGTGGCAGTACGCCACGGTTTAGAATTAGGTTCCTATGAAATGTGTCTCAGTTGCGGACACCCCATCAGCGAAACAGATAAAACTTCTGAAAAATACGAAGCAGGAATTTCTTGCCCCTATTGTTTTGAGGAATTGACTGAAGAGAAAAAACAGCGTCAATTAGAGAAGGTTAAACAGCTGAAACTGAGTCAAAGCAGGGATATTTAG
- a CDS encoding ABC transporter ATP-binding protein, producing the protein MAKLCLENIKRKFNHVTVIDDISFTVPDGEFWVLVGPSGCGKSTILRTIAGLESATSGNLYIGNTLVNNIPARQRDVAMVFQNYALYPHMTVAQNIAFGLQMRQVDRKIIQERVVTVARSLSLDHLLDRKPKQLSGGQQQRVALGRAIARQPQVFLMDEPLSNLDAQLRDDTRAELKELHQNLGITTVYVTHDQTEAMTLADKIVVLERGKIQQIGNPQIIYTQPANRMVATFIGSPPMNILPARITSQGCDIYGQSIQLPQKIQQQFTLTPGTNLDLGIRPEHIYITNNPEEAILTVEVKVVEPLGRETLIRTVLPGSEIIINVQAPANVYPHPGDRLSLGINLDELCLFDSKTGDRL; encoded by the coding sequence ATGGCAAAACTTTGTCTGGAGAACATCAAACGTAAGTTCAATCATGTCACTGTGATTGATGACATATCCTTTACTGTTCCTGATGGGGAATTTTGGGTGTTGGTCGGACCTTCCGGATGTGGTAAATCTACAATATTGCGGACGATCGCCGGTTTAGAATCTGCAACCTCTGGCAATCTTTACATCGGTAATACCCTAGTAAATAATATCCCTGCCCGACAACGGGATGTGGCGATGGTATTTCAAAATTATGCCCTCTATCCTCACATGACCGTTGCCCAAAATATCGCTTTTGGCTTGCAGATGCGGCAAGTTGACCGGAAAATTATCCAAGAAAGGGTTGTCACTGTTGCGCGATCGCTCTCCCTCGATCACCTCCTCGACAGAAAACCCAAGCAGCTTTCCGGGGGACAACAACAACGGGTAGCCTTAGGTAGGGCGATCGCCAGACAACCCCAAGTCTTTCTCATGGATGAACCCCTCTCAAACCTGGATGCACAGTTGCGAGATGATACCAGAGCTGAGTTAAAAGAGTTACATCAAAACCTAGGCATTACCACAGTCTACGTTACCCACGACCAAACGGAAGCTATGACTTTGGCAGACAAAATTGTTGTTTTAGAAAGAGGAAAAATTCAACAAATAGGCAACCCCCAAATAATTTATACCCAGCCTGCTAATCGTATGGTAGCAACCTTTATCGGTAGTCCACCGATGAATATTCTGCCAGCTAGAATTACATCCCAGGGTTGCGATATTTACGGGCAATCTATCCAACTACCGCAGAAAATTCAACAGCAATTTACCTTGACTCCTGGAACCAACTTGGATTTAGGAATACGTCCAGAACATATATACATCACCAATAATCCAGAAGAAGCAATCTTGACAGTCGAAGTCAAAGTTGTTGAACCCCTGGGAAGGGAAACCCTAATTCGTACCGTTTTACCCGGTTCCGAAATAATTATTAACGTGCAAGCACCTGCAAATGTGTATCCCCATCCTGGCGATCGCCTTTCCCTAGGAATTAATCTAGATGAATTATGTTTGTTTGATAGTAAAACTGGCGATCGCTTGTAA